One genomic window of Arvicola amphibius chromosome 4, mArvAmp1.2, whole genome shotgun sequence includes the following:
- the Lpar2 gene encoding LOW QUALITY PROTEIN: lysophosphatidic acid receptor 2 (The sequence of the model RefSeq protein was modified relative to this genomic sequence to represent the inferred CDS: inserted 3 bases in 2 codons; deleted 5 bases in 5 codons; substituted 1 base at 1 genomic stop codon) gives MSLYLPHLVTRPIQRGVGRDRLPESWVRKTTHLGKSSPSPCQRRLKQPGNTALPLAQGRLQNTFCPGGLLAFRPTPEWPASRALVRNPAHNSTSGAVSLSPLLTLSPLRLGTALRVLTRNLALSVHTPPGLCTVRGPWHQCDLQAAPANPPTPVPWKPQVSNLVADWQSPGVSANYNETIGFFYNNSGKELSTHWRPKDVVVVALGXDSQLLVLLTNLLVIAAIASNRRFHQPIYYLLSQLAAADLFAGMAYLFLMFHTGPRTARLSIRGWFLRQGLLDTSLTASVATLLAIAVERHRSVMAVQLHSRLPRGRVVTLIVGVWVAALGLGLLPAHFWHCLCDLDSCSRMVPLFSRSYLAVWXLSSLLVFLLMVAVYTRIFFYVRRRVERMAEHVSCHPRYRETTLSLVKTVVIILGAFVVWLDTSQVVLLLDGLDCKSCNVLVVEKYFLLLAEANSLVNAVVYSCRDAEMRRTFRRLLCCVFLRXSNTQSSRYSSSTQTGASTRIMLPENGCPPMDSTL, from the exons ATGTCTCTCTACCTGCCCCACCTGGTAACCAGACCAATTCAGAGGGGTGTGGGGAGAGACAGGTTACCAGAGAGTTGGGTAAGGAAGACCACCCATCTTGGGAAGTCCTCACCATCTCCCTGCCAGAGGAGGTTAAAACAGCCAGGCAACACAG CCCTTCCTCTAGCCCAGGGTCGTCTGCAAAACACCTTTTGTCCCGGAGGCCTCTTGGCCTTCCGTCCCACCCCGGAATGGCCTGCTTCCAGAGCTCTTGTGCGGAATCCTGCCCATAACTCAACTTCTGGTGcggtctctctgtctcctctgctcaCTCTGTCACCTCTGCGCCTTGGCACTGCCCTCCGGGTGCTGACTAGGAACCTTGCTCTAAGTGTGCACACACCCCCTGGCCTCTGCACTGTGCGAGGACCCTGGCACCAGTGTGATCTTCAGGCTGCCCCAGCCAACCCTCCCACACCAGTGCCCTGGAAACCACAGGTGTCCAATCTGGTCGCAGATTG GCAGTCACCAGGGGTCAGTGCTAACTACAATGAGACCATCGGCTTTTTCTATAATAACAGTGGCAAGGAGCTCAGCACT CACTGGCGCCCCAAGGATGTGGTAGTGGTGGCTCTGGG TGACAGTCAGTTACTGGTGTTGCTCACCAATCTGCTGGTTATTGCGGCCATTGCCTCCAACCGGCGCTTCCACCAGCCCATATACTACCTGCTATCGCAACTTGCTGCTGCTGACCTCTTCGCCGGGATGGCCTACCTCTTC CTCATGTTCCATACTGGCCCACGAACTGCCCGGCTCTCCATCAGAGGCTGGTTCCTGCGACAGGGTCTGCTGGACACCAGCTTGACGGCATCAGTGGCCACACTGCTGGCCATCGCTGTAGAACGGCACCGTAGTGTGATGGCTGTTCAGCTACACAGCCGCCTACCCCGGGGCCGTGTGGTCACACTTATTGTGGGTGTGTGGGTT GCTGCACTGGGCCTGGGGTTGCTACCTGCA CACTTCTGGCACTGCCTCTGTGACTTGGATAGTTGCTCACGAATGGTGCCCCTGTTCAGCCGCTCCTACCTGGCTGTGT CCCTGTCCAgccttctggtcttcctgcttaTGGTAGCTGTCTACACACGCATTTTCTTCTATGTGCGTAGACGGGTAGAGCGCATGGCAGAGCATGTCAGCTGCCATCCCCGCTACCGAGAGACGACGCTCAGCCTAGTCAAAACTGTTGTCATCATCCTGG GGGCATTTGTGGTGTGGCTGGACACCAGCCAAGTGGTGCTGCTCCTGGACGGTCTGGACTGTAAATCCTGCAATGTCTTGGTTGTGGAGAAGTACTTTCTGCTCCTGGCTGAGGCCAACTCACTGGTCAACGCAGTGGTGTACTCCTGCCGAGATGCTGAGATGCGCCGGACCTTTCGCCGCCTCCTCTGCTGCGTGTTCCTCCGCTGATCC AACACACAATCTTCCCGATACTCATCTTCTACCCAGACTGGTGCCAGCACCCGGATCATGCTTCCTGAGAACGGCTGCCCACCAATGGACTCCACCCTTTAG